GCTGCCGCGGCTGGCGCTCGGCGGCCGCCCCGAAACCCCGCCGATGGCCGCCGAACCCGGCCGCGCCCCGGGCTTTCTGCCGGCCGCGATCATCGGCCTCGGCATTCTGGCCCTGCTGGTCGTGGTGGCGCTGGCCCTCGGCCGCGCGCCCTCGGGCACGGTCACGGGGCAGTCCGTCTGGCTCTGGAGCGATCCGCTGACCTCCGACATGCTGCGCTGGCGCTGGCCGCGGGTGCTGGCCGCCGTCACCGCCGGGGCGGCCATGGCCGCGGCCGGCTGTCTGATGCAGCGCTTCACCGGCAATGCCATGGCCAGCCCCGAAGTGCTCGGCATTTCGGGCGGCGCCGCCATCGCCACGGTGCTGGCCGGCTTCCTGCTGCCGGTGGTCGACCGGCCGGCGCAGATCCTGGCCAGTGCCGCCGGTGCCGTGCTCACCCTGCTGTTCATCATCCGCCTGGCCCGCCGTTCGGGCTTCGGGCCCGAACGCGTGCTGCTGGCCGGCGTCGCCATGGGGGCGCTGTTCGATGCGGTGGTCGTCGCCATGCTCGCCACCGGCGATCCCCGCGCCACCCAGCTGCTGGCCTGGATGGTGGGGTCCACCTATGTCGTCGGCCCGGCCGATGCCGTCGCCACCGTCTTCGTCGTTACGGCCCTGCTTGCGCTCGCGCCGCTTGCCGCGCGCTGGCTCGACATCCTGCCGCTCGGCACCGCCACCGCCCGGGCGCTGGGTGTCCCGCTTCATGCCGCCCGGCTGGTGGTGCTGCTGATCGCGGCCGCACTCTCGGCCGCGGCCACGCTGGTGATCGGCCCGTTGAGTTTTGTGGGGCTGATCGCCCCGCATATCGCCCGTCTCGCCGGTTTCCGCCGGGTTCTGCCCCAGCTTGCCGCCGCCGTGATCATCGGCGCCGCCATTCTGGTCGGGGCCGACTGGCTGGGCCGGACCCTGTTGTTCCCGCGCCAGATGCCGGCCGGCCTGCTCGCCGCCCTGGTCGGCGGTCCGTATTTCATGTGGCTGTTGTGGCGCCGCGCCTGACCGGCGCCACAGCCCCAGACCGCGGGCCAAACCCCGAAAGGACCTGTCCCGGATGTTTGCCGAACTGCTGCGGATCCTGAAGCCGTTCTGGCCGCTCGCCCTGGTTTCCACCCTGATGGGCACGGCCAGCGGCTTCGCCACCACCGCGCTGCTCGCCACCATCAATGATGCACTTCACACCGATGGCGGCGCCACCACCGCGCTCCTGCTGATCTTCGCCGGCCTCGCCGTCCTCACTCTGGTGGGCGAGACGGTGTCGGATATCGGCAACAGCCTGGTCGGCCAGCGGGTGGTCGCCCGGCTGCGCCATGATCTCTGTGCCCGCATCCTGACCGCACCGGTGGCGGAGCTTGAACGCTATCGCCTGCATCGCCTGACCGCCGTCCTCAACCAGGACGTCGACACCATCACCCAGTTCACCTTCAACTTCTCGGGCTTTGCGATCTCCATCGCCATCGCGCTCGGCTGTTTCGCCTATCTGGCGGTGCTCTCGCCGCTGATGTTCCTGATTGCGCTGGTGGCGATCATCCTGGGCACCGCCGGCCACACCTATGCCCGCCGCAACGGCTTTCTGGGCTTCGCCGCGGCGCGCGAGGCCGAAGACGAGCTTCAGAAGCAGTATCGCGCCATCACCGAGGGCGCCAAGGAACTGCGCATCAACCGCCGCCGCCGGGCGGAGATGTACAATGTGCAGCTCGACCGCACCATCTCGTCGATCCGCGATCTGCGCATGCGGGCGGTCAGGATCTTCTGCACCGCCAATGCCTTCGGCTCGGCGCTGTTCTTCGTGGTCATCGGGCTGATGCTCGCCATTCAGTCGATGTCGCCTTCGGCCGATCAGAAGGTGATCAGCGGTTTCGTCCTGGTCCTGCTTTACGTCAAGGGCCCGATCGAGGGCATCGTCGCCATGCTGCCGCTGCTGGGCCGCGCCCAGGTCTCGCTGCGCCGCATCGCCGATCTGCGCGCCCGCTTCTCGGAAGCGGAGCCGCATCTGCCGCTCACCGACCGTGCCACCGCTCTGGAACCGCTGGAGCGGCTGGACCTGTCCGGCGCCCGTTTCGCCTTCCCGGCGCCCGAAGGCGGCACCGCCTTTGAACTCGGCCCCATCGATCTCACCATCCGCCGCGGCGAGATCGTGTTCATCACCGGCGAAAATGGCGGCGGCAAGACCACGCTGATCAAGCTGTTGCTGGGCCTGTACGAACCGGTGGCGGGGGAGGTGCGTTATAACGGCCGGCCGCTGACGCCCGAGCTGCGCGACGATTACCGCCAGATGTTTTCGACCATCTTCACCGACTACTACCTCTTCGACGATCTGAACCTGCCCGACGGCGTGCTGCCCGATGAGGCGCGGCGCTATCTCGAAGAGCTTGAAATCGCCCACAAGGTCTCGGTCAAGGACGGGCGGTTCACCACCACCGATCTGTCCACCGGTCAGCGCAAGCGCCTGGCCCTGGTTCATGCCTGGCTGGAGGGCCGGCCGGTGCTGGTCTTCGACGAATGGGCGGCCGATCAGGACCCGGAATTCCGCAGGATCTTCTATACCGAGCTGCTGCCGGCGCTGAAGGCCCAGGGCCGCACGATCATCGCCATCTCTCATGACGACCGCTATTTCCACATCGCCGACCGCCATATCCGCATGCAGGGCGGCCGGGTGATCGCGGCCGACGGGCCGGACCAGGATGCACCGGAGCAGGGGGCACCACAGGCAGAGCCGCGCCCGGCCCGGGCCGGCTGATCTCCCGCCTTACAAAAACGAAGCAGGGCAGGGGGTTCTGCGAACACCCTGCCCTGATATCTGAACCCGAAAGACCGGTGCCGTCACTGCCCCGGCAGGATGACCGGCTGATGCGTGCCCGGCGGCTGGGTGTCCTGAATGCCGTTATCGGTATTCCAGGCCCGGCCGCCGCCGGCCACCTGCTCCAGCGCCTCGTCGCTCAACTCGTCCTCGGCCGGCAGCACGATATGCAGATGGGCGGGCGTGTCTTCCAGCACCGAAATCGTCAGCCCGGCCGGGATCTCCATCCCGAACAGCGCCGTCAGCGCGGCATGCGGGGCGGCCTTCAGCCGGTCGCGGAAGCCGGCATCCTCTTGCGCCCGGGCAATGATCTGCCGCAGGGCGTCGTCACGATCGATCACGCATCATCTCCTTATGGGCCAAAGCGCGCGTGGGGGGGAGTCTGGTGGGCGGGCGTCAATCGCCGTGCCCGAAAGTGCGCGAGGTGATGCCCGAACCCGGCGTCTTGTCCGCACCGCCGTTCCATGCCCCGCCGCCGCCGGCCACCTGCTCCAGCGCCTCGTCGCTCAGCGTCTCATCGGTGGGCAGCACGATATGCAGATGGGTGGGCGTGTCTTCCAGCACCGAAATCGTCAGCCCGGCCGGGATCTCCATCCCGAACAGCGCCGTCAGCGCGGCATGCGGGGCGGCCTTCAGCTGATCCCGGAACCCGGCATCTTCCTGCGCCCGGGCGATGATCCGCCGCAGGGCCTCGTCATGATCGATCATGGGGACTCTCCATTGATCGGTTGTGAAACGCATATCGGTGTTGGCCGGCATGAAGGGGGAAGGTGGATCCCCACCTTCGCGGGGATGACGGTGGTGGGTGTGGGGCAGACCTGGGCGAGGGGCGCGCCTGACATGACCTGGCATGGCACACGGCGCCCCTGTCTGGTTCTCCCTTGGCCAACCTCTGCACACCCCCTATACCGTCATCCCCGCGCAGGCGGGGATCCAGGTTCGTCCCCCCATCAAGAAGGCCGCACATTCCGGATCCGGCGGTGATGGCCGACATGGCCGTCCGCGCTGCTGGCCGACCGTTCATTTTCGTGGACACCAACCTGGATCCCCGCCTTCGCGGGGATGACGGTGGTGGGTGTGGGGCAGACCTGGGCGAGGGGCGCGCCTGACATGACCTGGCATGGCACACGGCGCCCCTGTCCGGCCCTTCCTTGGCCAACCTCTGCACACCCTCTCTACCGTCATCCCCGCGAAGGCGGGGATCCAGGTTCGTCCCCCCATAAAGAACGCCGCGCATTCCGGATCCGGCTGTGATGGCCGACATGGCCGTCCGCGCTGCTGGCCGACCGTTCATTCTCGTGGACACCAACCTGGATCCCCGCCTTCGCGGGGATGACGGTGGTGGGGCGGGGTGGAGCTGGGCAAGGGGCGCGCCTGACATGACCGGCCAATGGCACATGGCGCCCCTGTCCGGCCCTCCCTTGGCCAACCTCTGCACACCCCCTATACCGTCATCCCCGCGGAGGCGGGGATCCAGGTTCGTCCCCCCATAAAGAACGCCGCGCATTCCGGATCCGGCGGTGATGGCCGACATGGCCGTCCGCGCAGCTGGTCGACCGTTCATTCTCGTGGGCACCAACCTGGATCCCCGCCTTTCGCGGGGATGACGGTGGTGGGGGCGGGAGTGACGGTGGCGTCGTCAGCGCGTGACAGCAGCATGGTGGCCCGGCACGCCGTTTCCGCCCCGCCCCTGCCTCGACCCGGCCCGGCGCAACCGCAGACCGTTGTCACCCGCCACCCAGGCGTGGCCCGTTCGCCAGGATGCCGCCCCTGGCCGTGTCGATCGTGCCATTGCTATTCGGATTATCGACGCCCGACGGAGTGCTGCCGCCGGCCACCATCTCCAATGCCTCGTCCTCCAACGCCCCGTCGCTCGGCCTGTCGGCGGCGGGCAGCACGATGTGCAGATGGGTCGGCGTGTCTTCCAGCACCGACAGGGTCGTCGTGGCGGGGATCTCGATGCCCGGAAGCGATGCAACCGCCGCGCGCGGGTCGGCCTTCAGCTGATGCCGGAAGCCGGCATCCTCCTGCGCCCGGGCGATGATCCGCCGCAGGGCCTCGTTATAGTCGATCATCGGGAACCTCGTTTTGAGTCAGGCGTCGTTCCAGCCGGCCAACAGACTGCCGCCCGAAGCGGCGCTTGGCCCCGTCGGGGACCAGCTCACCCCGGCGCCGCCGGCGACCGCGTCCAGATCTGCATCCGAAAGTTGATCATTTTCCGCCGGCAACACGATGTGCAGATGTGTCGGGCTGTCCTCGACCACCGTCACCGACACCACCGAAGGGATCTTGATGCCCAGAAGCGACGCAACCGCTGCGCGTGGCTCGGCCTTCAGCTGATCCCGGAAGCCGGCATCCTCCTGCGCCCGGGTGATGATCCGCCGCAGGGCCTCGTCGTGATCGATCATCGGGATGCCCTTTCGATGGGAGACCGTGAACAGCATGCCCGGATGCGCGGGTCCTGCCGGCCGGGCGTCAACTGTCGACCCCGAAGGTGGTCCAGCGGGGATCGCCGGCGTCCGGGGGCGGCGGGGGGGAATCCATCGTTCGTTGGAAGGGGTGCCAGGCACCGCCGGCCACCATCTCCAATGCCGCGTCCTCCAACGCCCCGTCGTTCAGCCTGTCGTCGGCGGGCAGCACGATATGCAGATGGGTCGGCGTGTCTTCCAGCACCGACACGGTCATGACCGACGGGATCTCTATCCCCAGCAGCGTTTTCAGGGCCGCGCGGGGGTCGGCCTTCAACTGGTCCCGGAAGCCGGCATCTTCCTGCGCCCGGGCCACGATCTGCCGCAGGGCCTCGTCATGATGGATCATGGGGAAGGTCTTTCGATTGGTGTTGAACCGGGCGGTTCAGGCTTCGTCCCAACCCATCGGCCGCCCGCCTGATGCCGAGGTCGGCCCGGTGTTGAAGAAGTCCCGGGCGATGCCCCAGTTCACCCCGGCACCGCCGGCGACCGCCTCCAGATCTGCATCTGAAAGTTGATCATTTTCCGCCGGCAACACGATGTGCAGATGTGTCGGGCTGTCCTCGACCACGGTCACCGATACCGCTGAAGGGATCTCGATGCCCAGAAGCGATGCAACCGCTGCGCGTGGGTCGGCAACCAGCGCCGCCCGAAATGCCGGGTCCTCCGCGGCCTTGGCGACGATTTTCCGGTGGGCCTCGTCATGGCTGATCATGTGTCACGCCTCGTCAGTTTCCGTCGTGTCCTGCAATACTCTGGCAAGGCGCAACGCGGCTGTCGAACATACAGCAGGGCGAATATCAACCACGATTGATGCAACCCCGCACCGTCAGCCGGGCCGGTTCCAGCCGCTCATGCGGGCGGCCATCTCCTCCAGTGCCTCGTCGGTCAGGTCGTTTTCGGGCAGCACGATATGCACGCGCCGGGGCGCGTCCTGCAGGATTTCGATCTCCAGATCGGGCGGCAGATCCACCCCGAACATGGCTTCCAGCGTGGCATGGGGGGCGATTTTCAGGCTGTGGCGAAACACGGGATCGCGGGCGGCGCGGTCGGAAATCCGGCGCACGGCCTCCTGGCGGCTGATCATGCGGTGGTGGTCCTGTCGATGTCGTCTCAAAAACCGGCTGGTCGTCAATATCGTCCGCAGACCGCGCGGATCCAGGCTGCACGGAGCCGGGCAGATCCCAAGCGGTGAAGACCGGCACGATACCGGCGGGTCGGCGGCGGATTGTTGCAATATGCGGCAACACCGTCGAGATCGACATAGGCGCCAGATCAACGATCATTCATGGAATGGGCAGGTTCA
The sequence above is drawn from the Tistrella mobilis genome and encodes:
- the fhuB gene encoding Fe(3+)-hydroxamate ABC transporter permease FhuB yields the protein MSLALDLPRRRFHPGLLVLLLALPALALALLRLDLTLAPGAWWPAILGPEAGMGAGADVDMAQLLVHYSMLPRVAVSLLAGAALGLAGAVFQQVLRNPIASPMTLGVAAGARLALTLATLWAPALVAVDAAGQAGWGGSGRELVAVAGGGLATLAVFGLAARRGLSPVSLILAGMIVSLYCGALGAALTLLYEPYLTALFIWGGGSLVQQDWQTTLWLLPRLAVCAVLIAAMIRPLTLFELDDEGAAALGLSLGRVRFLALLLAVALAGFVVAAVGVIGFVGLASPALARLAGARRVRDRLLWAPLIGAALLCLTDQLVWFLGEQLPTGAVTALLGAPLLLWMLPRLALGGRPETPPMAAEPGRAPGFLPAAIIGLGILALLVVVALALGRAPSGTVTGQSVWLWSDPLTSDMLRWRWPRVLAAVTAGAAMAAAGCLMQRFTGNAMASPEVLGISGGAAIATVLAGFLLPVVDRPAQILASAAGAVLTLLFIIRLARRSGFGPERVLLAGVAMGALFDAVVVAMLATGDPRATQLLAWMVGSTYVVGPADAVATVFVVTALLALAPLAARWLDILPLGTATARALGVPLHAARLVVLLIAAALSAAATLVIGPLSFVGLIAPHIARLAGFRRVLPQLAAAVIIGAAILVGADWLGRTLLFPRQMPAGLLAALVGGPYFMWLLWRRA
- a CDS encoding cyclic peptide export ABC transporter, which encodes MFAELLRILKPFWPLALVSTLMGTASGFATTALLATINDALHTDGGATTALLLIFAGLAVLTLVGETVSDIGNSLVGQRVVARLRHDLCARILTAPVAELERYRLHRLTAVLNQDVDTITQFTFNFSGFAISIAIALGCFAYLAVLSPLMFLIALVAIILGTAGHTYARRNGFLGFAAAREAEDELQKQYRAITEGAKELRINRRRRAEMYNVQLDRTISSIRDLRMRAVRIFCTANAFGSALFFVVIGLMLAIQSMSPSADQKVISGFVLVLLYVKGPIEGIVAMLPLLGRAQVSLRRIADLRARFSEAEPHLPLTDRATALEPLERLDLSGARFAFPAPEGGTAFELGPIDLTIRRGEIVFITGENGGGKTTLIKLLLGLYEPVAGEVRYNGRPLTPELRDDYRQMFSTIFTDYYLFDDLNLPDGVLPDEARRYLEELEIAHKVSVKDGRFTTTDLSTGQRKRLALVHAWLEGRPVLVFDEWAADQDPEFRRIFYTELLPALKAQGRTIIAISHDDRYFHIADRHIRMQGGRVIAADGPDQDAPEQGAPQAEPRPARAG
- a CDS encoding NHLP leader peptide family RiPP precursor; this encodes MIDRDDALRQIIARAQEDAGFRDRLKAAPHAALTALFGMEIPAGLTISVLEDTPAHLHIVLPAEDELSDEALEQVAGGGRAWNTDNGIQDTQPPGTHQPVILPGQ
- a CDS encoding NHLP leader peptide family RiPP precursor; amino-acid sequence: MIDHDEALRRIIARAQEDAGFRDQLKAAPHAALTALFGMEIPAGLTISVLEDTPTHLHIVLPTDETLSDEALEQVAGGGGAWNGGADKTPGSGITSRTFGHGD
- a CDS encoding NHLP leader peptide family RiPP precursor — its product is MIDYNEALRRIIARAQEDAGFRHQLKADPRAAVASLPGIEIPATTTLSVLEDTPTHLHIVLPAADRPSDGALEDEALEMVAGGSTPSGVDNPNSNGTIDTARGGILANGPRLGGG
- a CDS encoding NHLP leader peptide family RiPP precursor — translated: MIDHDEALRRIITRAQEDAGFRDQLKAEPRAAVASLLGIKIPSVVSVTVVEDSPTHLHIVLPAENDQLSDADLDAVAGGAGVSWSPTGPSAASGGSLLAGWNDA
- a CDS encoding NHLP leader peptide family RiPP precursor, whose translation is MIHHDEALRQIVARAQEDAGFRDQLKADPRAALKTLLGIEIPSVMTVSVLEDTPTHLHIVLPADDRLNDGALEDAALEMVAGGAWHPFQRTMDSPPPPPDAGDPRWTTFGVDS
- a CDS encoding NHLP leader peptide family RiPP precursor, with translation MISHDEAHRKIVAKAAEDPAFRAALVADPRAAVASLLGIEIPSAVSVTVVEDSPTHLHIVLPAENDQLSDADLEAVAGGAGVNWGIARDFFNTGPTSASGGRPMGWDEA